In a single window of the Bacteroidota bacterium genome:
- a CDS encoding T9SS type A sorting domain-containing protein — protein sequence MNIFPLISALLITASAFSQQWVEMMQNPNSNFYDIQKEFDAYWSQPEKKKLLNEMKNEGSEKRKWFRKEEEKEVAGWIQFKRWEWLKEQRVYPSGNLFPPDDYFQAVESKLNSTTVAGSWTFLGPSNVPTNGGAGRVNCIRFDPSNTNIVYAGAPAGGLWKSTNGGSGWAMWNTDALGSLGVTDVAVDPTNSQIIYLGSGDGDASDTYGLGVLKSTDGGATWNATGLNWTVTQGRTVRRILIDPTNTQIIHAATSNGIYRSTDGGTTFSQVSTAAPRDMEMKPGDPTTIYATTSATVYRSTNSGQSYVSIYSVSGAGRLAIAVTPADANYIYVLAANNSSSAFLGLYQSINGGTSFSQKSTTPNILGYSNTGNDASGQGWYDLSVAASPANANEVVIGGINIWRSTDGGNSWVINAHWTGSGAPYVHADVHDVIYLPGNGSTIYAGCDGGVFRTQNSGGSWSDMSNGLQIAEQYRLGQSANNGTWLITGRQDNGTDRLNGVTWSRVLGGDGMECFVDRTNNNTMYGEYYNGDFQRSINGGNNWASIQTGLAGSAAWVTPWCQDPTAAATIWAGYQEVFKSTNQGTAWTQMSSLGSTSTIRGIDVAPSSNQVIYASRTTSIIKSTNGGTSWTTVTGNLPVSSASITYIEIDPTDANHVWATFSGYSSANKVWVTTNGGTSWTNYSTGIPNLPVNCIVYETGSANGTLYAGTDLGVYYRDNTMSSWASYSTGLPNVIVDELEIQYTVSKLRAATYGRGMWESPLYSPVGISEPINCENDCINVFPNPTDGKCTLVFASGAKQSYIEIYNVMGEKIYSSQINSGKTEINLSKQPKGIYFLQIQSSGKTYNSKIVID from the coding sequence ATGAATATCTTTCCACTCATTTCCGCACTTCTCATTACTGCTTCCGCATTTTCTCAGCAATGGGTTGAGATGATGCAGAATCCCAATTCAAATTTTTATGATATTCAGAAAGAATTTGATGCCTACTGGTCTCAGCCAGAAAAGAAAAAACTTTTGAATGAAATGAAAAATGAGGGATCTGAAAAAAGAAAATGGTTCAGAAAAGAAGAAGAAAAAGAAGTGGCTGGATGGATACAGTTTAAACGATGGGAATGGCTTAAAGAGCAACGCGTTTATCCTTCGGGAAATTTATTCCCACCAGATGATTATTTTCAGGCGGTTGAGTCAAAACTAAATTCAACAACTGTTGCAGGCAGTTGGACATTTCTCGGACCAAGCAATGTCCCGACCAATGGAGGAGCAGGAAGAGTGAACTGCATTCGTTTTGATCCATCCAACACAAATATTGTTTATGCCGGTGCGCCAGCAGGAGGTTTATGGAAATCAACTAATGGCGGAAGCGGCTGGGCGATGTGGAATACCGATGCCCTCGGCTCGCTCGGAGTAACAGATGTTGCAGTTGACCCTACAAATTCTCAAATCATTTATTTGGGAAGCGGAGATGGGGACGCAAGCGATACATATGGACTTGGAGTTTTAAAATCTACTGACGGAGGAGCAACATGGAACGCAACCGGGTTAAACTGGACAGTTACACAAGGAAGAACCGTGAGAAGAATTCTGATTGACCCGACCAATACACAAATCATTCATGCCGCAACGAGTAATGGAATTTATCGCTCTACCGATGGAGGCACAACTTTTTCGCAGGTATCTACTGCTGCTCCGCGTGATATGGAAATGAAGCCGGGCGATCCGACAACCATTTACGCAACAACTTCTGCTACAGTCTACCGCTCTACAAATTCAGGGCAGAGTTATGTTTCTATTTATTCTGTTTCTGGTGCTGGAAGATTAGCAATTGCCGTAACTCCTGCTGATGCAAATTATATTTATGTTCTTGCTGCTAATAATTCAAGCAGTGCTTTTCTCGGATTGTATCAATCCATCAATGGTGGAACATCTTTCTCGCAAAAATCTACTACTCCCAATATTCTTGGCTATTCAAATACTGGCAACGATGCATCGGGGCAGGGATGGTATGACCTTTCTGTAGCCGCTTCTCCTGCAAATGCAAATGAAGTCGTGATTGGCGGAATAAATATTTGGCGTTCAACCGATGGAGGAAACAGTTGGGTCATCAATGCACACTGGACCGGTTCTGGAGCGCCCTACGTTCACGCGGATGTACATGATGTGATTTACCTTCCTGGAAACGGAAGCACCATTTATGCAGGATGCGATGGCGGAGTTTTCCGTACGCAAAATAGCGGAGGCAGCTGGAGCGATATGAGTAACGGTTTGCAAATAGCCGAGCAGTACCGCCTCGGACAATCGGCAAATAACGGAACATGGCTTATCACCGGAAGACAGGACAACGGTACGGATAGATTGAATGGAGTAACCTGGTCTCGCGTGCTGGGTGGTGACGGCATGGAATGTTTTGTTGACCGCACAAATAATAACACCATGTATGGAGAATATTACAATGGAGATTTTCAACGCTCAATAAATGGAGGAAATAATTGGGCAAGCATTCAAACGGGACTCGCAGGAAGCGCAGCATGGGTCACTCCCTGGTGCCAGGATCCAACTGCAGCAGCAACAATCTGGGCTGGCTATCAGGAAGTTTTCAAGTCTACCAACCAGGGAACTGCGTGGACTCAGATGAGTTCACTCGGAAGTACGAGTACCATCCGCGGAATTGATGTGGCGCCATCCAGCAATCAGGTGATTTATGCTTCGCGCACAACTTCCATTATCAAATCTACTAACGGAGGAACTTCATGGACAACTGTTACAGGAAATCTTCCTGTCAGCAGCGCATCCATCACTTACATTGAAATTGATCCGACAGACGCCAACCATGTTTGGGCGACTTTTTCTGGGTATTCTTCCGCTAATAAAGTGTGGGTTACCACGAATGGAGGAACTTCATGGACAAATTATTCAACAGGAATTCCGAATCTTCCTGTCAACTGCATTGTGTATGAAACAGGCTCAGCAAACGGAACGCTGTATGCAGGAACTGATTTGGGAGTTTATTACCGCGATAACACCATGAGTTCATGGGCATCGTACAGCACTGGGTTGCCGAATGTGATTGTGGATGAACTCGAAATTCAATACACTGTTTCAAAACTCCGCGCGGCAACTTATGGAAGAGGAATGTGGGAATCCCCGCTTTATTCCCCTGTAGGAATTTCTGAACCCATTAATTGCGAAAATGATTGCATAAATGTTTTTCCGAATCCTACAGATGGAAAGTGTACTCTCGTCTTTGCGAGCGGAGCGAAGCAATCTTATATTGAGATATACAATGTGATGGGAGAAAAAATTTATTCGTCTCAAATAAATTCTGGTAAAACGGAAATTAATTTAAGCAAACAACCCAAGGGGATTTATTTTCTTCAGATTCAATCTTCTGGCAAAACGTACAACAGCAAGATTGTTATAGATTAA
- the cysD gene encoding sulfate adenylyltransferase subunit CysD — protein MQYKLDYLDQLESESIHIFREVAGQFERPALLFSGGKDSITLVHLALKAFRPGKFPFPLVHIDTEHNFPEAIDFRDNLVKKIGEKLIARSVGDTIKEKGLVENRGRFYSRNALQTYTLLDTIEEFRFDACIGGARRDEEKARAKERVFSVRDEFGQWDPKKQRPELWSIYNGRIRQGENVRCFPISNWTELDIWNYIRRENIDLPSIYFSHTRKCIVRPGGILAYSDFVYTDKDDVIENRKVRFRTVGDMTCTAAVESEANSLDDIVSEIEETKISERGATRLDDQTSDAAMEDRKKSGYF, from the coding sequence ATGCAGTATAAACTAGATTATCTTGACCAATTAGAATCCGAATCCATTCACATCTTCCGTGAAGTGGCAGGGCAGTTTGAACGACCTGCTTTATTATTTTCAGGTGGAAAAGATTCTATCACATTAGTTCATCTTGCATTGAAAGCTTTTCGTCCGGGAAAATTTCCTTTCCCGCTTGTCCATATTGACACAGAGCATAATTTTCCGGAAGCCATTGATTTCAGAGACAATCTGGTAAAAAAAATTGGAGAGAAATTAATTGCAAGAAGCGTAGGTGATACTATAAAAGAGAAGGGATTGGTTGAGAACCGTGGAAGATTTTACAGCCGCAATGCCTTGCAGACCTATACACTTCTGGATACAATAGAAGAATTCCGTTTCGATGCCTGCATTGGTGGTGCACGCAGGGACGAAGAAAAGGCAAGAGCGAAAGAAAGAGTATTCTCTGTTCGCGATGAATTCGGGCAATGGGATCCGAAAAAGCAGCGTCCGGAACTCTGGAGCATTTACAACGGCAGAATCCGGCAGGGAGAAAACGTGCGCTGCTTTCCCATCAGCAATTGGACAGAACTGGATATCTGGAATTACATCAGGCGTGAAAATATTGACCTGCCTTCCATTTATTTTTCTCATACAAGAAAATGTATTGTCCGACCGGGAGGAATACTTGCCTATTCCGATTTTGTTTATACCGATAAGGATGATGTTATTGAAAACCGTAAAGTTCGTTTTCGCACAGTAGGAGATATGACTTGCACGGCAGCCGTTGAATCAGAAGCAAATTCACTGGATGACATCGTCAGTGAAATTGAAGAAACAAAAATATCCGAGCGAGGTGCAACACGACTGGACGATCAAACTTCTGATGCCGCGATGGAAGACAGAAAAAAAAGCGGGTATTTCTAA
- a CDS encoding TSUP family transporter, whose product MNSEEKISESSVKSGKGNKLFPIFLKLEKLKVLIVGGGNVAFEKLYAIIGNSPETEVTVVAPEILPAFEKIAAQQPNIKLKKRVFFPGDLFNVDIVIAATADNELNKIIKDEARKREILVNVVDTPELCDFYLGAIVKKGDLKIAVSTNGKSPTFAKRMKEMLDENLPEETQEALENLSKVRSNLKGDYSEKVKKLNEITSVLVENNLASLQPHLTIEQKNKKPKYKQAKYWFIYSSSALALMIVGHILFSFLPLSEIGGYIGSAASRIDKTILLFVLGGFLAQMVDGALGMAYGVTATTFLLSFGISPAAASASVHTSEIFTTGASGISHLRFKNVNTKLFRNLLIPGILGAILGAYILSSLQEYATYIKPIVSVYTLILGVVIILKAVRKVKTKKKIKRVGRLAFIGAFLDSIGGGGWGPIVSSTLIARGRSFRYTVGSVNLAEFFVTLASSLTFFMFIGIQHWNVIAGLVIGGMIAAPFAAYLTSKIPVRAGLITVGVVVIIVSLRILYKTFF is encoded by the coding sequence ATGAACTCTGAAGAAAAAATATCTGAATCATCAGTAAAATCAGGAAAAGGAAACAAACTCTTCCCGATTTTTCTGAAACTGGAAAAACTAAAAGTCCTGATTGTTGGAGGTGGAAATGTTGCATTTGAAAAACTATATGCAATCATCGGAAACAGTCCTGAAACGGAAGTAACTGTTGTGGCGCCAGAAATCCTACCAGCGTTTGAAAAAATTGCCGCACAGCAACCTAATATAAAGCTCAAGAAAAGAGTTTTCTTTCCGGGAGATTTATTCAATGTCGATATAGTGATTGCAGCAACTGCCGACAATGAGTTAAACAAAATAATTAAAGACGAAGCCAGAAAGCGGGAAATACTTGTAAACGTGGTGGATACGCCAGAACTCTGCGATTTTTATCTTGGCGCCATCGTGAAAAAAGGGGATTTGAAAATTGCCGTATCAACAAACGGTAAGTCACCTACATTTGCGAAACGTATGAAAGAAATGCTTGATGAAAACCTGCCTGAAGAAACTCAGGAAGCGCTTGAAAATCTTTCCAAGGTCCGTTCTAACCTCAAGGGAGATTATTCTGAAAAAGTTAAAAAGTTGAATGAAATTACTTCTGTGCTTGTAGAAAATAACCTGGCATCACTTCAGCCGCATTTAACTATTGAGCAGAAAAACAAGAAACCAAAATACAAGCAGGCAAAATACTGGTTCATCTATTCCTCTTCCGCACTGGCGCTGATGATTGTCGGGCATATTCTTTTTTCTTTTCTCCCACTATCAGAAATTGGCGGATATATTGGCAGTGCGGCAAGCAGGATTGACAAAACCATTTTACTTTTTGTTCTGGGTGGATTTCTTGCGCAGATGGTAGATGGTGCGCTCGGAATGGCGTATGGGGTTACGGCAACAACATTTCTTTTGTCATTCGGCATTTCTCCGGCAGCAGCGAGCGCGAGCGTTCATACTTCTGAAATTTTTACAACGGGCGCTTCAGGAATCAGTCACCTTCGTTTCAAAAATGTGAATACAAAATTGTTCCGAAATCTTCTTATTCCCGGAATTCTCGGTGCAATTCTCGGAGCGTATATTCTGTCTTCGTTGCAGGAATATGCAACTTACATCAAGCCGATAGTTTCGGTTTACACCTTGATTCTCGGAGTGGTCATTATTTTAAAGGCAGTAAGAAAAGTAAAAACGAAAAAGAAAATTAAACGAGTAGGGCGGCTTGCTTTTATCGGTGCGTTCCTTGATTCCATTGGAGGCGGTGGATGGGGACCCATTGTTTCCTCCACGCTGATTGCGAGAGGAAGGTCGTTTCGTTATACAGTGGGTTCGGTGAATCTCGCTGAGTTTTTTGTCACGCTCGCAAGTTCACTTACTTTTTTTATGTTTATCGGAATTCAACACTGGAATGTGATTGCAGGATTAGTAATTGGCGGAATGATTGCCGCTCCTTTTGCCGCGTATCTTACATCCAAAATTCCTGTAAGAGCCGGGCTTATTACTGTGGGAGTTGTGGTAATCATTGTAAGTCTGAGAATTCTTTATAAAACATTTTTCTAA
- a CDS encoding phosphoadenylyl-sulfate reductase codes for MHTDKIQKIEKLVSGKTSEESLALLSKEFSGRIVFSTSFGLEDQAITHMIFSNNLQIKIFTLDTGRIFPETYSVWNSTREKYGKEIEAFSPNADAVQKMVSAKGPNSFYDSVENRLECCRIRKVEPLHCALKGNEVWITGIRKDQSPNRENLSSVEWDEKNQIVKFHPLFDWSFDKVKSFVKKNNAPYNSLHDKGFPSIGCQPCTRAVKEGEDPRAGRWWWENTDKKECGLHVS; via the coding sequence ATGCATACGGATAAAATACAAAAGATTGAGAAATTAGTTTCAGGAAAAACTTCAGAAGAATCTCTTGCATTGCTCTCAAAAGAATTCTCGGGAAGAATTGTTTTTTCAACAAGTTTCGGACTGGAGGATCAGGCAATCACGCATATGATATTTTCAAATAACTTGCAAATAAAAATTTTCACGCTCGATACGGGACGAATTTTTCCTGAAACGTATTCGGTTTGGAACAGCACAAGAGAAAAGTACGGCAAGGAAATAGAGGCATTTTCTCCGAATGCAGATGCTGTTCAGAAAATGGTATCGGCAAAAGGCCCCAACAGTTTTTATGATTCGGTAGAGAATCGTTTGGAATGCTGTCGCATCAGAAAAGTGGAACCGCTTCACTGCGCATTGAAAGGGAATGAAGTTTGGATTACCGGAATCCGAAAAGATCAGTCTCCAAACAGAGAGAATCTTTCTTCAGTTGAATGGGATGAGAAAAATCAGATTGTAAAATTTCATCCCTTGTTTGATTGGAGTTTTGATAAAGTGAAAAGTTTTGTTAAAAAAAATAATGCACCCTATAATTCTTTGCACGATAAAGGATTTCCAAGCATCGGCTGCCAGCCTTGCACCCGCGCAGTAAAAGAGGGAGAAGATCCGCGTGCCGGAAGATGGTGGTGGGAGAATACAGATAAAAAGGAGTGCGGACTGCATGTTTCTTAA
- the cobA gene encoding uroporphyrinogen-III C-methyltransferase — protein sequence MSNNKIQPKLTLAGAGPGDPDLITAKAIQALGKADIVLYDALVNPVLLKYASPNVKKIFVGKRNGQHSLKQDQINNLIVDLAFTYGHVVRLKGGDPFVFGRGYEEIQHAQSFHIETEVIPGISSSLGVPAMAGIPVTHRGLSESFWVITGTTRTGELSRDIKLASQSTATVVILMGVHKLHEIVEVYKSSDKANLPVALIQNGTLKDERIAVSTINTIEEIVKDKHIGSPAVIIAGEVVRLHPEFLVEEVIKKYLLN from the coding sequence ATGTCAAACAATAAAATTCAACCAAAGTTAACCCTTGCAGGTGCAGGACCTGGCGATCCGGATCTCATCACTGCAAAAGCAATTCAAGCGCTTGGAAAAGCCGACATCGTTTTATATGACGCGCTTGTGAATCCTGTTCTTCTGAAATATGCTTCACCCAATGTGAAAAAGATTTTCGTGGGAAAAAGAAACGGACAGCATTCGCTGAAACAGGATCAAATAAATAATCTCATAGTGGATTTAGCATTCACGTACGGACATGTTGTGCGCCTCAAAGGAGGCGACCCTTTTGTTTTTGGAAGAGGTTATGAAGAAATTCAGCACGCTCAATCCTTCCACATCGAAACGGAAGTGATTCCGGGAATTTCTTCCTCTCTTGGAGTTCCTGCCATGGCTGGAATCCCGGTTACACATCGGGGGCTCAGCGAAAGTTTCTGGGTGATTACAGGAACTACACGCACTGGTGAACTTTCACGCGATATCAAACTTGCTTCGCAATCTACGGCAACGGTTGTGATTTTAATGGGCGTTCACAAACTTCATGAAATCGTTGAAGTTTACAAATCATCGGACAAAGCAAATCTGCCTGTTGCTCTCATTCAGAACGGAACATTGAAAGACGAAAGAATTGCCGTGAGCACAATCAATACAATTGAAGAAATTGTTAAAGACAAACACATTGGTTCTCCTGCTGTAATTATTGCCGGAGAGGTGGTAAGGTTACACCCTGAATTTTTAGTGGAAGAAGTAATAAAAAAATATTTACTCAACTAA